The Anolis sagrei isolate rAnoSag1 chromosome Y, rAnoSag1.mat, whole genome shotgun sequence genome contains a region encoding:
- the LOC132780530 gene encoding kelch-like protein 6, which yields MDSPSFAESSEKDGEAKTSVSLKSCFSQGLKQLRQAQELCNATLVAGGKRFPCNRALLASVSPYFQAVFTSDFKESRDGEVLLQGLDPSILQNLLTYLYSGEMTLSPETAEELFTAASRLQLLPALNLISRYLLDQVSEENCLRFYALARDHNNTTLLRGTLRYLGLHFELVPKHRDFQHLDPGAVSGLISSDQLNTSSEIEVFRAVQCWVNVAPSQRLVALRTLLQHIRWPLLTDAEMSEIHAFLATLDHPTELDWEDLDGAGRLQRSGGLRRGMFQERIVCIKVPRLRDILSANEDMDCYVECLNPITGSRTKLPHLELVALPGCSVLEHKLYISGGKHPDATYSSALHEYDSLADHWVQLPSMSTPRSVHIFLTCKQKHFALSGWNDTGPLATAESFDVVHQTWTSIASLPIVLRFSASAAFKAKLYLIGGDADSDEVLYQGILVYDIALDTWTQVPLDFSLHGASAVTMETGICVIGGFFSKKVTPPYPNRRFSQLLPCTPKCFFMHEDGVISKEVTIPPLPLPLAFAGATCFHGRVYVMGGVCTSRTHDAIYHWQPGEAAWTQYPEALSGQGTVVRRVLKCVTLKVVRPNLAALIQGAPVKRVAVGLKAPSKGGPEDNCPGFPSQASP from the exons GGCACTGCTGGCCTCCGTCAGCCCATACTTCCAGGCGGTGTTCACCAGCGACTTCAAGGAATCTAGGGACGGAGAGGTCCTCCTCCAAGGCTTGGACCCTTCCATCCTCCAAAACCTGCTCACCTACCTCTATTCGGGAGAGATGACCCTCAGTCCCGAAACCGCCGAGGAGCTCTTCACTGCAGCCAGCCGGCTCCAACTCCTGCCCGCCTTGAACCTCATCAGCAG ATATCTCCTAGATCAGGTCTCCGAGGAGAACTGCCTCCGCTTTTATGCACTTGCTCGGGATCACAACAACACCACCTTGTTGCGCGGCACCTTGCGCTACCTGGGCCTCCACTTTGAATTGGTCCCAAAGCACCGGGACTTCCAGCATCTTGATCCCGGCGCCGTGAGTGGCCTCATCTCTTCCGACCAACTCAACACAAGCTCCGAAATCGAGGTCTTCCGAGCCGTTCAGTGTTGGGTGAATGTTGCACCTTCCCAACGGTTAGTGGCACTCCGGACACTTCTCCAACACATACGTTGGCCTTTGCTGACCGATGCAGAAATGTCTGAAATCCACGCCTTCTTGGCCACGCTTGACCACCCCACAGAGCTGGATTGGGAAGACCTTGATGGTGCTGGAAGGTTGCAACGGAGCGGAGGCCTCCGGAGAGGGATGTTCCAGGAACGGATCGTGTGCATCAAAGTCCCACGTTTGAGGGACATCCTCTCCGCCAACGAAGACATGGACTGCTACGTGGAGTGTTTGAACCCAATTACGGGCTCGAGGACAAAGTTGCCCCATTTAGAGTTGGTGGCTCTTCCGGGATGTTCCGTCTTGGAGCATAAATTGTACATTTCAGGCGGAAAACACCCCGATGCCACGTATTCCAGCGCCCTCCACGAATACGACTCCCTGGCAGACCATTGGGTCCAGCTCCCATCCATGTCGACCCCTCGTTCCGTCCATATATTCCTAACTTGCAAACAAAAGCACTTTGCGTTGAGTGGGTGGAATGACACCGGACCCTTAGCCACTGCGGAAAGCTTTGACGTCGTCCACCAAACGTGGACCTCCATTGCCAGCTTGCCCATTGTGTTACGCTTCTCCGCCTCGGCCGCCTTCAAAGCCAAGCTGTATTTAATCGGCGGGGATGCCGATTCCGACGAAGTGCTTTACCAAGGCATCTTGGTCTACGACATCGCCTTGGACACCTGGACACAAGTGCCACTCGATTTCAGCCTCCACGGCGCCTCCGCCGTGACGATGGAGACCGGCATCTGCGTCATCGGGGGCTTCTTCTCCAAAAAGGTCACTCCACCATACCCAAACCGGCGCTTCAGCCAACTCCTGCCTTGCACCCCGAAATGCTTCTTCATGCACGAAGATGGGGTGATCAGCAAAGAGGTCACCATCCCACCACTGCCGTTGCCTCTGGCCTTTGCAGGCGCCACTTGCTTCCACGGCAGAGTCTACGTCATGGGAGGTGTCTGTACCTCCAGGACCCATGACGCCATTTACCATTGGCAACCTGGAGAGGCGGCTTGGACGCAGTATCCGGAGGCGCTCTCTGGCCAAGGCACCGTGGTGCGAAGGGTGCTGAAATGTGTGACCTTAAAGGTGGTGAGGCCCAACCTGGCGGCTCTTATTCAAGGTGCACCCGTCAAACGGGTGGCTGTTGGGTTGAAGGCTCCTTCCAAAGGCGGACCAGAAGACAACTGCCCTGGCTTCCCAAGTCAAGCTTCCCCATGA